A stretch of the Saccharolobus caldissimus genome encodes the following:
- a CDS encoding FHA domain-containing protein, giving the protein MTWKCPVCGYENADDSLFCIKCGTKKPEQVLPQPVEQVPQPQQQVPPAENISSGQVPSSSPQQPVQQSTAMPPTQVEQQVQSPQPEQQVPQSQQQVTVSGKYYLLFINTPNPAFNKTKLPLDFDIFPSISIGRSPENVIVIPDPEVSRKHAIISLENGELYIEDLNSTNGTYIYDGKVFQPVKGKVKIQVNSIIKLGNNTVVRIVGE; this is encoded by the coding sequence ATGACATGGAAATGCCCAGTTTGTGGTTATGAAAATGCAGATGATTCGTTGTTCTGTATAAAGTGTGGCACTAAAAAGCCAGAACAGGTATTGCCGCAGCCCGTTGAGCAAGTTCCTCAACCGCAGCAACAAGTTCCTCCCGCAGAAAATATATCTAGTGGGCAAGTTCCTTCCTCAAGTCCTCAGCAGCCCGTTCAACAATCTACTGCTATGCCACCTACTCAAGTTGAGCAGCAAGTTCAATCTCCGCAACCAGAGCAACAGGTTCCTCAATCACAACAACAAGTTACTGTAAGCGGTAAATATTATTTATTATTCATAAATACTCCCAATCCTGCATTTAATAAGACAAAGCTACCTCTAGATTTTGATATATTTCCTTCGATATCAATAGGAAGGAGTCCAGAAAATGTGATTGTAATTCCAGATCCAGAAGTTTCTAGAAAACATGCGATTATAAGTTTAGAAAATGGTGAGCTTTATATAGAAGATTTAAACAGCACTAATGGCACTTATATCTATGATGGAAAGGTATTCCAGCCCGTAAAGGGGAAGGTGAAAATTCAGGTTAATTCAATTATAAAGCTAGGTAATAATACAGTAGTTAGAATTGTGGGAGAATGA
- a CDS encoding DUF402 domain-containing protein — MKRRVRIRGIYSTALTAIFSSLSYTIVQQSTQIAERFMQDIKNEPAEITIKDAEDKGRIIIMGEDIYNDLTSIFRYSFIWKSPVKLYSVINTSENCTFMDFRVKPCLSEGLVIKPPYDGEILLSEVKAVGKYAMIWRGKGITTFSEHIRDEEDRIRLLSLSTPLNRKGYNIKWRSNAKYASLNELKDELERLLIKYENRDFRDQGEDFFIVTLSLPDKLYLDDVRKMIVNTIKYHHMLKLSYNREIDNAEEKGENPVNLLQNLIQDFMKIEHIKADGKVIYLKGGKVIEKEVNENNYRIVLKREFEGGGILDSIGKKIEKGDYDIVEYNSEKWYQVHKYYNSKGTLKGIYINISTPPELLRGKIRYLDLEVDLVINNNEVYLVDEEEFNKKSIYMPPSLISKTKEVIEDLLRKIKENNEI; from the coding sequence ATGAAAAGAAGAGTTAGAATAAGAGGAATATATTCTACCGCATTAACTGCTATTTTTTCATCTTTATCCTATACTATTGTTCAACAATCTACGCAAATAGCTGAGAGATTTATGCAAGATATCAAAAATGAACCTGCTGAGATAACAATTAAGGACGCTGAAGATAAAGGAAGAATAATTATAATGGGAGAGGATATATATAATGACTTAACCAGTATATTCAGATATTCATTTATATGGAAAAGTCCCGTGAAACTATATTCAGTAATAAACACTAGCGAAAATTGCACCTTCATGGACTTTAGAGTAAAGCCTTGCTTATCAGAAGGTTTAGTAATAAAGCCTCCTTATGATGGAGAGATCTTACTAAGTGAAGTTAAGGCAGTAGGAAAATATGCAATGATATGGAGAGGTAAAGGGATAACCACTTTCTCAGAGCATATAAGGGATGAGGAGGACAGAATCAGACTTTTATCTCTAAGTACACCCCTTAACAGAAAAGGGTATAATATAAAATGGAGAAGTAACGCCAAGTATGCGAGTTTAAATGAGCTTAAAGACGAGTTAGAGAGATTATTAATTAAATATGAAAATAGGGACTTTAGAGACCAAGGTGAGGATTTCTTTATCGTCACCTTATCTCTGCCAGATAAGTTATATTTAGATGATGTGAGAAAGATGATAGTGAACACTATTAAATATCATCACATGCTGAAATTAAGTTACAATAGGGAAATCGATAATGCGGAGGAAAAAGGAGAAAATCCAGTAAATTTGTTACAGAACTTAATACAAGATTTTATGAAAATAGAACATATAAAAGCTGATGGAAAAGTGATATATTTAAAAGGAGGAAAAGTGATAGAAAAAGAAGTAAATGAAAATAATTATAGAATAGTCCTAAAGAGAGAGTTTGAAGGAGGAGGAATTCTAGATAGTATAGGAAAGAAGATAGAAAAAGGTGATTACGATATAGTAGAGTATAATTCTGAAAAATGGTATCAAGTACATAAGTATTATAACTCTAAGGGAACTTTAAAAGGAATATACATTAATATTTCAACTCCTCCTGAATTATTAAGGGGCAAAATAAGATATTTAGACCTAGAAGTAGATTTGGTAATTAACAATAATGAAGTTTACTTAGTTGATGAAGAAGAATTCAACAAAAAGAGTATTTATATGCCCCCATCACTTATATCGAAAACTAAGGAGGTAATAGAAGATCTTTTGAGAAAAATTAAAGAGAATAATGAAATTTAA
- a CDS encoding vWA domain-containing protein, with protein sequence MTLSLRVDVSHKYSYNSDVRYIFKILLVPEKLGSATGFHYIIALDISGSMAGYKIDLAKQGAIELFKRIPKGNKVSFITFSSSVNVIKEFVDPMDLSGEIEKISAGGQTALFTAILTANNIAKKYQMPTYLLLLTDGNPTDETNLENYLKIQYYDKMQIYSFGIGDDYNEQLLQKISDKTGGVMYHISDVSEIPQKLPQKAVTQIAAKNITVDIVSEGSIKLLNYSSIPVKINGIENVVKIFGESILPANYEGNFLTVRVTYEDPVTNKQEALMQVIQVKKAPDQSTFMSSINSDLINEYRYYELLEKYAKQVQAEQLVEATKTLNQMQQIAEQTRRIDFIETTRRLSQSLETTKRIGTIEQTKRLSKEVTSEVTRKLREG encoded by the coding sequence ATGACCTTATCTTTAAGAGTAGATGTAAGTCATAAATATTCCTACAATTCTGATGTTAGATATATTTTCAAGATTTTATTAGTCCCAGAAAAGTTGGGCTCTGCTACAGGATTCCATTATATAATTGCCTTAGATATCAGCGGTTCAATGGCAGGTTATAAAATCGATTTAGCAAAACAAGGTGCTATTGAATTATTTAAACGAATACCTAAGGGAAATAAGGTGTCATTTATAACTTTCTCGTCCTCGGTTAACGTTATAAAGGAGTTTGTGGATCCAATGGATTTATCTGGAGAAATAGAAAAAATTTCAGCAGGAGGTCAAACGGCGCTATTTACTGCAATACTAACTGCAAACAATATTGCAAAGAAATATCAAATGCCCACCTATTTGCTCTTATTAACAGATGGTAATCCAACAGATGAGACAAATTTAGAGAATTACCTCAAGATACAATATTACGATAAAATGCAGATTTACTCCTTCGGAATAGGTGATGATTACAATGAGCAGCTATTGCAGAAGATAAGCGATAAAACTGGCGGCGTAATGTATCATATTTCGGATGTTTCAGAAATACCTCAAAAATTGCCTCAAAAAGCTGTAACGCAAATAGCTGCTAAAAATATAACAGTTGATATAGTCTCTGAGGGTAGTATAAAACTTTTGAATTACTCTTCTATACCGGTTAAAATTAATGGAATAGAAAATGTAGTGAAAATTTTTGGTGAGTCAATACTTCCAGCTAATTATGAGGGTAATTTCTTAACCGTTAGAGTTACTTATGAGGATCCAGTAACTAATAAACAAGAGGCTTTAATGCAAGTAATTCAAGTTAAAAAAGCACCTGATCAGAGTACTTTTATGTCCTCTATAAACTCTGATTTAATAAATGAATATAGATACTATGAACTTTTAGAAAAATACGCTAAACAAGTTCAAGCAGAGCAATTGGTTGAGGCTACCAAAACATTAAATCAAATGCAACAAATTGCAGAGCAAACTAGAAGGATAGATTTTATTGAAACTACTAGAAGGCTATCTCAGTCACTTGAGACTACTAAGAGAATAGGAACTATAGAACAAACTAAGCGATTATCTAAAGAGGTAACTAGCGAAGTAACTAGGAAACTTAGGGAAGGATGA
- the acnA gene encoding aconitate hydratase AcnA codes for MPSKFLYKGAELYYYPLKELSERGYRIDELPYSIKILIENVYRNLDGNKITEDDLEAIANWRVGKEFAFMPTRVLMQDYTGVPLLVDLAAMRNKVMEIGKDPRIINPVIPADLVIDHSVQVDYFGTIYSLDFNMKKEFERNIERYQFLKWAQGAFRNLRIVPPGKGIVHQVNLEYLSTVVTKSEVRGFLTAYPEVIIGTDSHTTMINGLGILGWGVGGLEAEAVLLGEPYYMNVPEVIGVKLTGEIQEGVTPTDVVLYITELLRKKNVVNKFVEFFGPSLSLLSVPDRATIANMAPEYGATAAYFPIDDETVNYLILTNRDGDLVREYSKLQEIFYDLNKKIRYTDVVEIDLSKIEPSLAGPKNPDERVLLREIKKKMIKENKKKGKYIEDNAVVLAAITSCTNTSNPTVMLGAGILAKKAVELGLRTQPYVKTSMAPGSPIVAEYLKETGLLPYLEALGFHIVGFGCTTCIGNAGPLPKHIEEDIKNNNIEAYGVISGNRNFEGRINPLLKGTFLASPILVVAYAIAGRIDIDFYNEPIGYDPNGNPVYLRDIWPSLKEIRTYMNIALNPELFKKKANIFEGNELWNSLKIPQGDVYTWDEKSTYIRLPPWFSEVEKEEELKDIINARILLLLGDKITTDHISPAGPITPDSPAGLYLRQLGVTELNTYGARRGNHEVMLRGGFFNPKLKNLLVDKEGGYTKHFPDNKIMSVYEAAMQYKSEGVPLVIVAGKQYGSGSSRDWAAKVTKLLGVKAVLAESFERIHRSNLVAMGVIPIEISDWRTLGIKGDEIVNIYGIKDLKPRKELSIEFIKADGTKIVTKGIARIDNNAELTYVKEGGILNYVLRKFLEYEKKS; via the coding sequence ATGCCAAGTAAGTTTTTATATAAAGGAGCAGAATTATATTATTATCCATTAAAAGAATTGAGCGAAAGAGGTTATAGAATAGATGAACTACCATATTCAATAAAAATACTTATTGAAAATGTATACAGAAATCTAGATGGGAATAAAATAACAGAAGATGATTTAGAAGCTATAGCCAATTGGAGAGTGGGTAAAGAATTCGCTTTCATGCCTACTAGAGTCTTAATGCAAGATTATACTGGGGTACCGCTTTTAGTGGATTTAGCTGCGATGAGAAATAAGGTAATGGAGATAGGAAAGGATCCTAGGATAATTAATCCAGTAATTCCAGCTGATTTAGTAATAGATCACTCTGTACAAGTGGATTACTTCGGAACAATTTACTCTCTGGATTTTAATATGAAGAAGGAATTTGAAAGAAATATTGAAAGATATCAATTTTTAAAATGGGCACAAGGTGCTTTTAGAAATTTAAGAATAGTTCCTCCTGGAAAGGGAATAGTACATCAGGTTAACTTAGAGTACTTAAGTACAGTAGTAACTAAATCTGAGGTAAGGGGATTTTTAACGGCCTATCCAGAGGTTATCATAGGTACTGATTCTCACACTACAATGATTAACGGGTTAGGAATATTAGGTTGGGGAGTAGGAGGGCTGGAAGCTGAAGCCGTACTCCTAGGAGAACCTTACTATATGAACGTCCCAGAAGTAATTGGAGTTAAACTTACAGGTGAGATTCAAGAGGGTGTAACACCTACTGATGTAGTACTATACATAACGGAATTATTAAGGAAAAAGAACGTAGTAAACAAGTTTGTAGAATTCTTTGGTCCTTCACTCTCCTTACTATCAGTGCCAGATAGGGCCACAATAGCCAACATGGCTCCAGAATACGGAGCTACAGCCGCTTATTTCCCAATCGATGATGAGACCGTAAATTATTTAATATTGACAAATAGAGATGGGGATCTAGTCAGAGAGTACTCTAAATTACAAGAAATATTTTACGATTTGAACAAGAAAATAAGGTATACTGACGTAGTTGAAATAGATTTAAGTAAAATTGAGCCATCACTAGCTGGACCTAAGAATCCAGATGAGAGAGTACTATTAAGAGAAATTAAGAAAAAAATGATTAAAGAAAATAAGAAAAAAGGTAAATACATAGAAGATAACGCGGTAGTGTTAGCAGCTATAACTAGTTGTACTAATACATCTAACCCTACAGTTATGTTAGGAGCTGGGATTTTAGCTAAAAAGGCAGTAGAATTAGGATTAAGAACTCAACCATATGTTAAGACAAGTATGGCTCCAGGCTCACCAATAGTTGCAGAATATCTAAAAGAGACTGGGTTACTACCATATTTAGAAGCCTTAGGGTTTCATATAGTAGGTTTCGGATGTACTACATGTATTGGTAATGCAGGTCCATTACCTAAGCATATAGAGGAAGACATTAAGAATAATAATATAGAGGCTTATGGAGTAATAAGCGGAAATAGAAATTTTGAAGGGAGAATAAATCCTTTACTGAAGGGTACTTTCCTAGCTTCACCAATACTAGTCGTAGCCTATGCCATTGCAGGAAGAATTGACATAGATTTCTATAACGAACCTATAGGATATGACCCTAATGGTAATCCAGTTTACTTAAGGGATATATGGCCCTCTTTGAAAGAAATAAGAACATACATGAACATAGCTCTAAATCCAGAACTCTTCAAGAAGAAGGCTAATATCTTTGAAGGAAACGAACTATGGAACTCCCTTAAGATTCCTCAAGGTGATGTATATACTTGGGATGAAAAATCAACCTATATAAGATTACCGCCTTGGTTCTCCGAGGTTGAAAAAGAGGAAGAATTAAAAGACATAATAAATGCGCGAATATTGCTTCTATTAGGAGATAAGATAACAACTGACCACATTTCCCCGGCAGGTCCTATAACTCCAGATTCCCCGGCAGGACTTTACTTAAGACAGCTAGGAGTTACTGAGCTAAATACTTATGGTGCTAGAAGAGGAAATCACGAAGTAATGTTAAGGGGAGGTTTCTTTAACCCTAAATTAAAGAACCTATTAGTAGATAAGGAAGGAGGTTATACTAAACATTTCCCAGACAATAAGATAATGAGCGTGTATGAAGCTGCAATGCAATATAAAAGTGAAGGAGTACCTTTAGTAATTGTAGCTGGAAAGCAATATGGAAGTGGAAGCTCAAGAGATTGGGCAGCAAAGGTTACTAAATTATTAGGAGTTAAGGCAGTTTTAGCTGAGAGTTTTGAGAGAATTCATAGAAGTAATTTGGTTGCTATGGGCGTTATTCCTATTGAAATTTCAGACTGGAGAACTCTAGGTATAAAAGGAGATGAAATAGTGAATATATATGGAATAAAGGATTTAAAACCTAGAAAAGAATTATCAATAGAGTTTATAAAGGCTGATGGTACGAAAATAGTAACTAAAGGTATAGCGAGGATAGACAATAACGCTGAACTAACTTACGTTAAAGAAGGTGGAATATTAAATTACGTGTTAAGAAAATTCTTAGAATATGAAAAGAAGAGTTAG
- a CDS encoding metallophosphoesterase — MSPYNIDEVKEIVNKSIEIFKSKIDSPFVGDKKVEGNVIFVGDTHGAIDVTSKVFSDFSDSADLVVFLGDYVDRGEDQLGNLLLILRKMIDNPDKFIVLRGNHESPITNEYYGFKEEVKEKLGEEYYDMFVELFSYMPYAVVVNEYFCVHGGLAVGLTKVEEIKKLPRPDVNPDDPIAFQLLWNDPREGLEDPDFIPSIRGEGIYFFGERVVNKFLEDNSLKGIIRGHEVADGFREDMNGKIITVFSSRYHHMRAGILVMKKDGQFDKIYI; from the coding sequence ATGAGTCCATATAATATAGATGAAGTCAAGGAAATTGTAAATAAGTCTATCGAAATATTTAAATCTAAGATAGACTCTCCTTTCGTTGGAGACAAAAAAGTGGAGGGTAATGTTATTTTCGTAGGAGATACGCACGGTGCTATTGATGTAACCAGCAAAGTTTTTTCCGATTTTTCAGATAGTGCAGACCTAGTAGTATTCTTAGGAGATTACGTTGATAGAGGGGAAGATCAACTGGGAAACTTACTTTTAATTTTACGTAAGATGATAGATAATCCAGATAAGTTTATTGTGTTAAGGGGAAATCACGAGAGTCCTATAACAAATGAATATTATGGATTTAAGGAAGAAGTTAAAGAAAAATTAGGAGAGGAATATTACGATATGTTTGTGGAACTTTTCTCTTATATGCCTTATGCTGTAGTAGTAAATGAATATTTTTGTGTTCACGGCGGATTGGCAGTAGGATTGACAAAGGTTGAGGAGATTAAAAAATTACCTAGACCAGATGTTAATCCAGACGATCCGATAGCGTTTCAGTTACTTTGGAATGACCCTAGAGAGGGTTTAGAGGATCCAGATTTCATTCCTAGCATAAGGGGTGAGGGGATTTACTTTTTTGGTGAACGCGTTGTTAACAAGTTTTTAGAAGATAATTCTTTAAAGGGGATAATAAGAGGGCATGAAGTTGCTGATGGATTTAGAGAGGACATGAATGGAAAAATAATTACAGTTTTTTCTAGTAGATATCATCATATGAGGGCTGGGATTTTAGTGATGAAAAAGGACGGTCAATTCGATAAAATATATATTTAG